The stretch of DNA AGCAATCAAATACCACTTTTTTTGTGGCTCGAAATAAAATACTTGTGGCGCTACTACGTTTCCTCCAACTATAGAATCAATAAATATTCTTTCAGAAGAATTAAGTTCTTCGATAGTTTTTGCCGAAGTATATCCTGTTCCTATTTTGTAATTAACCTTCCCATTAATAGTGTCGGCCGATTTAGCTGTATAAAACAAATGATATTTTCCATTGTACTCTACAATTGAAGGATCTTTTGCCGCTACATTATCCCATGCATCGCCTATTCTAGATCCAAATACAGGTTCGCTTGTAGTCCATTTTTTATTATTTACAGACTCGTTACCACAAGAGCTAATCATTAACACTGCAGTTATTGCAATTAGTATTTTGTTCATTTTAAATGTTTTTGCTCTAAATTCCTTATTTCACCACTTTGCAATTGATTAATAATTTTTCATTATAGCCAATTCATATGGCAAGTCGTTATAATCGTAATTATCAGGTACTTTTTCAGCGTCAAACGACTGAATTAACATTTGAAGATTATAATCTTCAATCTCTAATTTAGAATCATATCCACCTCTTATTAATTCTGGGTGGCTTACGTTATCGTAAACACATTTTGTTCCGTCTTCATAATAAAGGTTGTCTGGATCTCCCATAAAATCATTATTCTCAGTTTCTACCCTTTCCCAAGGACCTTCAAGTTTGTCTGCTACCACCGCTACGTGAAAACGAACACGACTATCCCAATAATCTTGGTTTAATGGATGTGGACGAACACACTCTAAAAGAGCTAGATATTTTTTTTCTTTTTTAACATAATAGATATGACTTGCTTCATGCATTCTCCAAATACCTTTTTCGTCTTCGCCACGAATGGTTAATACTGTTTCTTCTTTTCTGTTGAAACCATTTGGGAAATCTTGTAGAGCTGTTTCAAAACGGAACATGGAGCCTTCGTGATCGGTATAAAACAAGTGAGCTTTTTCCTCATCTGTAATCACCCAAAAATCAATCCAAAAACCATCATTCATTTTCTTTAGATTAAATGGTTTTGGTTTTGCCCATCCGTTTACATCTTCAATATTAGGATTGGTCATATATATTGGCATCAAATCGGGTCTACCTTCTACGAGAGTATGAGCCACTATGTACCAAAGTTTTTGAGGCTCGAAATAGAACACCTGCGGTGCTACAATCTCATATTCATTAATCTCATTCATATTATGACGTTTTGCAGTATTCAACTCTTCAATAGTTGGTGCTGCTACATACCCTAAA from Bacteroidota bacterium encodes:
- a CDS encoding non-reducing end alpha-L-arabinofuranosidase family hydrolase, translating into MKQLILAASVILSIVTSSCDNDSHKHNKCEKQPEFQYEKWTVSNPVFTKGKEGTMDDASVKDPTIVFYNGKYHLFYTTKALRKNKHLHEHITINGSGLGYVAAPTIEELNTAKRHNMNEINEYEIVAPQVFYFEPQKLWYIVAHTLVEGRPDLMPIYMTNPNIEDVNGWAKPKPFNLKKMNDGFWIDFWVITDEEKAHLFYTDHEGSMFRFETALQDFPNGFNRKEETVLTIRGEDEKGIWRMHEASHIYYVKKEKKYLALLECVRPHPLNQDYWDSRVRFHVAVVADKLEGPWERVETENNDFMGDPDNLYYEDGTKCVYDNVSHPELIRGGYDSKLEIEDYNLQMLIQSFDAEKVPDNYDYNDLPYELAIMKNY